A single Dreissena polymorpha isolate Duluth1 chromosome 14, UMN_Dpol_1.0, whole genome shotgun sequence DNA region contains:
- the LOC127857572 gene encoding uncharacterized protein LOC127857572 isoform X4, with the protein MYKTINFRAVGKDIYWDTPSGQYSKCSHLCGSYPKACAEYCPDYIQAQSTESSGVLSAVTHASWPLILSTGIGVLTFILIVAVVYVKRICLMTYLKKMCGPDLKYPDLETGFIDPLLPLHDHNNTDELPNNNNTGDQSLNAVDTNASSSEDHDIDDEDACNYAATMPAIQIEPTALPEEAIEDVNSAEEDESGENIAARGSNAETLPSPSQKLINFQHIRVGNTIPEHDPPQQIINTVGNDKQPMDYRSNESLINALSDTSGIANNSNTNTAEHDTELSSSVVFSETTPEPANWTQALSDGKRESGNTQETLVIPTRELENVLSQQPTEESGIENHASNNPSCDPRALRRIVGDTEQGIHDAETAGARADSEIDMTRSDRSLAVTGLVEKQVMRPRYDREDSRQEVQ; encoded by the exons atgTATAAAACCATTAATTTTC GTGCAGTTGGAAAAGATATTTATTGGGACACGCCTAGTGGCCAGTATTCGAAATGTTCGCATTTGTGTGGATCGTATCCTAAGGCATGTGCCGAATACTGCCCAG ATTATATTCAAGCACAATCCACTGAATCCAGCGGGGTCCTATCTGCAGTTACTCATGCCTCATGGCCTCTCATATTATCGACTGGGATTGGGGTGTTGACTTTTATACTAATAGTGGCAGTGGTTTATGTGAAAAGAATATGTCTTATGACATATCTTAAGAAAATGTGCGGTCCTGATCTCAAATATCCTGATCTAGAGACGGGATTTATAGACCCGCTACTGCCACTGCACGATCATAATAACACTGACGAACTACCCAATAACAATAACACGGGTGATCAAAGCTTGAATGCTGTTGACACGAATGCTTCCAGCTCTGAAGACCATGACATTGACGATGAAGACGCGTGCAATTATGCTGCAACCATGCCAGCAATCCAGATAGAACCGACGGCACTACCCGAAGAAGCCATTGAAGATGTGAATTCAGCCGAGG AAGACGAAAGCGGTGAAAATATCGCCGCTCGTGGATCAAATGCTGAAACATTGCCTTCCCCAAGCCAGAAGTTAATAAAC TTTCAACATATCCGAGTTGGAAACACAATTCCTGAGCATGATCCACCACAACAGATTATCAACACTGTTGGAAACGATAAACAGCCCATGGACTACAGGTCGAACGAATCTTTGATAAACGCACTAAGCGACACTTCAGGTATAGCCAACAACTCCAATACGAACACAGCTGAACACGACACCGAATTGAGTTCCAGCGTCGTATTCAGCGAAACCACTCCGGAGCCAGCGAATTGGACACAAGCTCTGTCTGATGGAAAGCGTGAAAGTGGTAACACGCAAGAAACACTTGTAATTCCCACCAGAGAACTTGAGAATGTATTATCCCAGCAACCAACAGAGGAGTCGGGCATCGAGAACCATGCTTCCAATAACCCATCATGTGATCCGCGCGCTCTACGTCGGATAGTGGGCGATACCGAGCAAGGAATTCATGATGCTGAAACAGCTGGCGCTAGGGCTGATTCAGAAATAGATATGACCAGATCTGACAGGAGTCTTGCTGTTACTGGACTTGTTGAAAAACAGGTCATGCGTCCTAGGTATGATAGAGAAGACTCTAGACAAGAGGTCCAATGA
- the LOC127857572 gene encoding uncharacterized protein LOC127857572 isoform X1 — protein MEGAVGKDIYWDTPSGQYSKCSHLCGSYPKACAEYCPDYIQAQSTESSGVLSAVTHASWPLILSTGIGVLTFILIVAVVYVKRICLMTYLKKMCGPDLKYPDLETGFIDPLLPLHDHNNTDELPNNNNTGDQSLNAVDTNASSSEDHDIDDEDACNYAATMPAIQIEPTALPEEAIEDVNSAEEDESGENIAARGSNAETLPSPSQKLINFQHIRVGNTIPEHDPPQQIINTVGNDKQPMDYRSNESLINALSDTSGIANNSNTNTAEHDTELSSSVVFSETTPEPANWTQALSDGKRESGNTQETLVIPTRELENVLSQQPTEESGIENHASNNPSCDPRALRRIVGDTEQGIHDAETAGARADSEIDMTRSDRSLAVTGLVEKQVMRPRYDREDSRQEVQ, from the exons ATGGAAG GTGCAGTTGGAAAAGATATTTATTGGGACACGCCTAGTGGCCAGTATTCGAAATGTTCGCATTTGTGTGGATCGTATCCTAAGGCATGTGCCGAATACTGCCCAG ATTATATTCAAGCACAATCCACTGAATCCAGCGGGGTCCTATCTGCAGTTACTCATGCCTCATGGCCTCTCATATTATCGACTGGGATTGGGGTGTTGACTTTTATACTAATAGTGGCAGTGGTTTATGTGAAAAGAATATGTCTTATGACATATCTTAAGAAAATGTGCGGTCCTGATCTCAAATATCCTGATCTAGAGACGGGATTTATAGACCCGCTACTGCCACTGCACGATCATAATAACACTGACGAACTACCCAATAACAATAACACGGGTGATCAAAGCTTGAATGCTGTTGACACGAATGCTTCCAGCTCTGAAGACCATGACATTGACGATGAAGACGCGTGCAATTATGCTGCAACCATGCCAGCAATCCAGATAGAACCGACGGCACTACCCGAAGAAGCCATTGAAGATGTGAATTCAGCCGAGG AAGACGAAAGCGGTGAAAATATCGCCGCTCGTGGATCAAATGCTGAAACATTGCCTTCCCCAAGCCAGAAGTTAATAAAC TTTCAACATATCCGAGTTGGAAACACAATTCCTGAGCATGATCCACCACAACAGATTATCAACACTGTTGGAAACGATAAACAGCCCATGGACTACAGGTCGAACGAATCTTTGATAAACGCACTAAGCGACACTTCAGGTATAGCCAACAACTCCAATACGAACACAGCTGAACACGACACCGAATTGAGTTCCAGCGTCGTATTCAGCGAAACCACTCCGGAGCCAGCGAATTGGACACAAGCTCTGTCTGATGGAAAGCGTGAAAGTGGTAACACGCAAGAAACACTTGTAATTCCCACCAGAGAACTTGAGAATGTATTATCCCAGCAACCAACAGAGGAGTCGGGCATCGAGAACCATGCTTCCAATAACCCATCATGTGATCCGCGCGCTCTACGTCGGATAGTGGGCGATACCGAGCAAGGAATTCATGATGCTGAAACAGCTGGCGCTAGGGCTGATTCAGAAATAGATATGACCAGATCTGACAGGAGTCTTGCTGTTACTGGACTTGTTGAAAAACAGGTCATGCGTCCTAGGTATGATAGAGAAGACTCTAGACAAGAGGTCCAATGA
- the LOC127857572 gene encoding uncharacterized protein LOC127857572 isoform X3 has translation MEGAVIHQSAVGKDIYWDTPSGQYSKCSHLCGSYPKACAEYCPDYIQAQSTESSGVLSAVTHASWPLILSTGIGVLTFILIVAVVYVKRICLMTYLKKMCGPDLKYPDLETGFIDPLLPLHDHNNTDELPNNNNTGDQSLNAVDTNASSSEDHDIDDEDACNYAATMPAIQIEPTALPEEAIEDVNSAEEDESGENIAARGSNAETLPSPSQKLINFQHIRVGNTIPEHDPPQQIINTVGNDKQPMDYRSNESLINALSDTSGIANNSNTNTAEHDTELSSSVVFSETTPEPANWTQALSDGKRESGNTQETLVIPTRELENVLSQQPTEESGIENHASNNPSCDPRALRRIVGDTEQGIHDAETAGARADSEIDMTRSDRSLAVTGLVEKQVMRPRYDREDSRQEVQ, from the exons ATGGAAGGTGCGGTTATACACCaga GTGCAGTTGGAAAAGATATTTATTGGGACACGCCTAGTGGCCAGTATTCGAAATGTTCGCATTTGTGTGGATCGTATCCTAAGGCATGTGCCGAATACTGCCCAG ATTATATTCAAGCACAATCCACTGAATCCAGCGGGGTCCTATCTGCAGTTACTCATGCCTCATGGCCTCTCATATTATCGACTGGGATTGGGGTGTTGACTTTTATACTAATAGTGGCAGTGGTTTATGTGAAAAGAATATGTCTTATGACATATCTTAAGAAAATGTGCGGTCCTGATCTCAAATATCCTGATCTAGAGACGGGATTTATAGACCCGCTACTGCCACTGCACGATCATAATAACACTGACGAACTACCCAATAACAATAACACGGGTGATCAAAGCTTGAATGCTGTTGACACGAATGCTTCCAGCTCTGAAGACCATGACATTGACGATGAAGACGCGTGCAATTATGCTGCAACCATGCCAGCAATCCAGATAGAACCGACGGCACTACCCGAAGAAGCCATTGAAGATGTGAATTCAGCCGAGG AAGACGAAAGCGGTGAAAATATCGCCGCTCGTGGATCAAATGCTGAAACATTGCCTTCCCCAAGCCAGAAGTTAATAAAC TTTCAACATATCCGAGTTGGAAACACAATTCCTGAGCATGATCCACCACAACAGATTATCAACACTGTTGGAAACGATAAACAGCCCATGGACTACAGGTCGAACGAATCTTTGATAAACGCACTAAGCGACACTTCAGGTATAGCCAACAACTCCAATACGAACACAGCTGAACACGACACCGAATTGAGTTCCAGCGTCGTATTCAGCGAAACCACTCCGGAGCCAGCGAATTGGACACAAGCTCTGTCTGATGGAAAGCGTGAAAGTGGTAACACGCAAGAAACACTTGTAATTCCCACCAGAGAACTTGAGAATGTATTATCCCAGCAACCAACAGAGGAGTCGGGCATCGAGAACCATGCTTCCAATAACCCATCATGTGATCCGCGCGCTCTACGTCGGATAGTGGGCGATACCGAGCAAGGAATTCATGATGCTGAAACAGCTGGCGCTAGGGCTGATTCAGAAATAGATATGACCAGATCTGACAGGAGTCTTGCTGTTACTGGACTTGTTGAAAAACAGGTCATGCGTCCTAGGTATGATAGAGAAGACTCTAGACAAGAGGTCCAATGA
- the LOC127857572 gene encoding uncharacterized protein LOC127857572 isoform X2 produces MEGAVGKDIYWDTPSGQYSKCSHLCGSYPKACAEYCPDYIQAQSTESSGVLSAVTHASWPLILSTGIGVLTFILIVAVVYVKRICLMTYLKKMCGPDLKYPDLETGFIDPLLPLHDHNNTDELPNNNNTGDQSLNAVDTNASSSEDHDIDDEDACNYAATMPAIQIEPTALPEEAIEDVNSAEDESGENIAARGSNAETLPSPSQKLINFQHIRVGNTIPEHDPPQQIINTVGNDKQPMDYRSNESLINALSDTSGIANNSNTNTAEHDTELSSSVVFSETTPEPANWTQALSDGKRESGNTQETLVIPTRELENVLSQQPTEESGIENHASNNPSCDPRALRRIVGDTEQGIHDAETAGARADSEIDMTRSDRSLAVTGLVEKQVMRPRYDREDSRQEVQ; encoded by the exons ATGGAAG GTGCAGTTGGAAAAGATATTTATTGGGACACGCCTAGTGGCCAGTATTCGAAATGTTCGCATTTGTGTGGATCGTATCCTAAGGCATGTGCCGAATACTGCCCAG ATTATATTCAAGCACAATCCACTGAATCCAGCGGGGTCCTATCTGCAGTTACTCATGCCTCATGGCCTCTCATATTATCGACTGGGATTGGGGTGTTGACTTTTATACTAATAGTGGCAGTGGTTTATGTGAAAAGAATATGTCTTATGACATATCTTAAGAAAATGTGCGGTCCTGATCTCAAATATCCTGATCTAGAGACGGGATTTATAGACCCGCTACTGCCACTGCACGATCATAATAACACTGACGAACTACCCAATAACAATAACACGGGTGATCAAAGCTTGAATGCTGTTGACACGAATGCTTCCAGCTCTGAAGACCATGACATTGACGATGAAGACGCGTGCAATTATGCTGCAACCATGCCAGCAATCCAGATAGAACCGACGGCACTACCCGAAGAAGCCATTGAAGATGTGAATTCAGCCGAGG ACGAAAGCGGTGAAAATATCGCCGCTCGTGGATCAAATGCTGAAACATTGCCTTCCCCAAGCCAGAAGTTAATAAAC TTTCAACATATCCGAGTTGGAAACACAATTCCTGAGCATGATCCACCACAACAGATTATCAACACTGTTGGAAACGATAAACAGCCCATGGACTACAGGTCGAACGAATCTTTGATAAACGCACTAAGCGACACTTCAGGTATAGCCAACAACTCCAATACGAACACAGCTGAACACGACACCGAATTGAGTTCCAGCGTCGTATTCAGCGAAACCACTCCGGAGCCAGCGAATTGGACACAAGCTCTGTCTGATGGAAAGCGTGAAAGTGGTAACACGCAAGAAACACTTGTAATTCCCACCAGAGAACTTGAGAATGTATTATCCCAGCAACCAACAGAGGAGTCGGGCATCGAGAACCATGCTTCCAATAACCCATCATGTGATCCGCGCGCTCTACGTCGGATAGTGGGCGATACCGAGCAAGGAATTCATGATGCTGAAACAGCTGGCGCTAGGGCTGATTCAGAAATAGATATGACCAGATCTGACAGGAGTCTTGCTGTTACTGGACTTGTTGAAAAACAGGTCATGCGTCCTAGGTATGATAGAGAAGACTCTAGACAAGAGGTCCAATGA
- the LOC127857573 gene encoding uncharacterized protein LOC127857573, giving the protein MQRFMYPYAESVRAILSRYSPTKTSALISTTTTYTLAPPFLADGSLGWSSEWLIVIVILGICAFVAIVAAFIWCCRRYKWLQRIKWALFDRHPVQETQRFDAEGNIAQLQGNQPSYCPLPENLTSGNVGETSSLLQTTQQRDVTALSMDDITALSMDDVTALSMDDITALSMDDVTALSMDDVTALGMDRLDASESSTDEDARADPIEPAYCRSQLSTWGIQSVYPRVFQYRHVLREATLRLKCSR; this is encoded by the exons ATGCAGCGATTTATGTACCCATATGCCGAGAGCGTGCGCGCGATATTGTCTC GGTATTCACCAACGAAAACTTCTGCGCTGATCTCAACTACTACTACATATACACTAGCGCCGCCATTCCTTGCTGACGGAAGTCTGGGCTGGAGTTCAGAATGGCTAATAGTAATAGTTATATTGGGTATCTGCGCATTTGTTGCAATCGTCGCAGCGTTTATATGGTGTTGCCGCCGATATAAATGGCTCCAGCGCATTAAATGGGCACTTTTCGACAGGCATCCTGTACAGGAAACACAGCGTTTCGATGCTGAGGGGAACATCGCTCAACTACAAGGAAATCAACCTTCTTACTGTCCTCTGCCAGAGAATCTTACTTCcg GAAATGTGGGTGAAACCTCATCGCTGCTACAAACAACTCAGCAACGTGACGTCACCGCACTCAGTATGGATGACATCACCGCACTCAGTATGGATGACGTCACCGCACTCAGTATGGATGACATCACCGCACTCAGTATGGATGACGTCACCGCACTCAGTATGGATGACGTCACCGCACTCGGTATGGACAGACTTGACGCATCAGAGTCTTCGACTGACGAAGATGCCAGAGCGGATCCAATTGAACCCGCTTATTGCAGGAGTCAACTATCAACG TGGGGCATACAAAGTGTATACCCGCGGGTGTTCCAATATCGGCATGTCTTACGGGAAGCGACATTACGACTCAAATGCAGCCGTTAA